Proteins found in one Enterococcus sp. 9D6_DIV0238 genomic segment:
- the ribF gene encoding riboflavin biosynthesis protein RibF has protein sequence MQVISIRHPYQPEQIPSDEVVMVLGFFDGVHRGHQKVIETGKKYAEEHNLKLAVMTFNQHPSIVFQKVLPENMKYLSSLEQKERLMERLGVDILYVIEFTSAFAHLAPQDFIDQYIVGLHGKAAVSGFDYTYGPKDIADVAHLPGYAKDRFKVITVSKEELAGEKISSTRIRSLMEQGRMEEASELLGYVYETDGTVVHGDARGRLLGFPTANIKVKSTVRLPRIGVYAVKIKIGERWYVGMGSIGHNDTFGDGRELTVEVYILDFHQDIYGEQVTVSWNHYLRDQVKFDGADSLIVQLKQDEQDTTDYFSQEN, from the coding sequence ATGCAAGTGATTTCAATTCGACATCCTTATCAACCAGAACAAATTCCGTCAGATGAAGTAGTAATGGTATTAGGTTTTTTCGATGGTGTTCATCGTGGACATCAAAAGGTGATTGAAACGGGTAAAAAATATGCTGAAGAACACAACTTAAAATTAGCCGTTATGACGTTTAATCAGCATCCTTCGATTGTTTTTCAAAAGGTGTTGCCCGAAAATATGAAATATTTGAGCAGCTTAGAGCAAAAAGAACGTTTGATGGAACGCTTAGGAGTTGATATTTTATACGTGATCGAGTTTACTTCTGCGTTTGCTCATTTGGCGCCGCAGGATTTTATTGATCAATATATTGTAGGCTTACATGGAAAAGCAGCTGTTTCAGGGTTCGATTATACCTATGGTCCTAAAGACATTGCGGATGTGGCTCATCTACCTGGTTATGCAAAAGACCGCTTTAAAGTGATCACTGTCAGTAAAGAAGAGTTAGCCGGTGAAAAAATAAGTTCCACTCGAATTCGTTCCTTGATGGAACAAGGTCGAATGGAAGAAGCTTCCGAATTGTTAGGGTATGTTTATGAGACAGATGGGACGGTTGTTCATGGAGATGCTAGAGGTCGTTTACTAGGCTTTCCAACAGCGAATATCAAAGTAAAAAGTACGGTTCGTTTGCCAAGGATCGGTGTCTATGCTGTCAAAATCAAGATCGGTGAACGATGGTATGTTGGAATGGGGTCGATCGGTCATAATGATACATTTGGTGATGGTCGGGAATTGACTGTAGAAGTGTATATTTTAGATTTTCATCAGGATATTTATGGTGAACAAGTGACTGTAAGCTGGAATCATTATTTAAGAGACCAAGTGAAATTTGATGGTGCTGATAGTTTGATCGTGCAATTGAAACAAGATGAGCAGGATACAACTGATTACTTTTCACAAGAGAATTGA
- the hrcA gene encoding heat-inducible transcriptional repressor HrcA, producing the protein MITDRQKNILRLIIQEYTNTGMPVGSKKLMEEGIQSSSATIRNDMKALEELGLLLKTHSSSGRIPSMDGYRYYVDHLLRPTEIEHEELQTIRHSFGKEFHEINDIIEQSAEILSELTSYTAFSLGPEMKERRLTGFRIVPLNERQIIAIIVTDKGNVESQVFAVPASVSSQDLEKMTQIINDKLVGQPLLTVYHRLRTEIPMILHRYFQTPDGMMNLFDAMLGHAFEEKVFVSGRMNLFNFGVQNDLDQLKSVYSFMQNTDAITHLLTADEQNDAKIAIRIGSEIGNDLLDNMSMITASYEVAGHGKGTIALLGPTSMPYSKMFGLVDVFRHELASKLGAYYRFLDE; encoded by the coding sequence ATGATAACTGACAGACAAAAGAATATTTTGCGACTTATCATCCAGGAATACACAAACACAGGAATGCCCGTTGGATCAAAGAAGTTGATGGAAGAAGGGATCCAGTCCAGTTCAGCAACTATTCGTAACGATATGAAAGCTTTAGAAGAGCTTGGGCTGCTGCTAAAGACGCATTCTTCTTCTGGTCGAATTCCTTCAATGGATGGTTATCGCTATTACGTTGATCATTTATTGCGTCCAACAGAAATTGAACATGAGGAATTACAGACGATCCGTCATTCCTTTGGCAAAGAGTTTCACGAAATCAATGATATCATTGAGCAATCGGCAGAGATTCTTTCTGAATTGACCAGCTACACAGCGTTTTCTTTAGGACCTGAAATGAAAGAGCGGCGCTTGACTGGTTTTCGAATCGTTCCTTTGAATGAACGGCAGATCATCGCGATCATCGTGACGGACAAAGGCAATGTCGAAAGTCAGGTCTTTGCGGTACCAGCTTCAGTTTCCAGTCAGGATCTAGAGAAGATGACACAGATCATCAACGATAAATTAGTTGGACAGCCGCTTTTGACCGTCTATCATCGTCTGCGGACTGAGATACCGATGATTTTACATCGTTATTTTCAAACACCTGATGGGATGATGAATTTATTTGATGCTATGTTAGGACATGCATTTGAAGAAAAAGTATTTGTCAGTGGTCGAATGAATTTATTTAACTTTGGTGTGCAAAATGATTTGGATCAATTGAAATCTGTGTACTCATTTATGCAAAACACAGATGCGATCACACATTTATTGACGGCAGATGAACAAAATGACGCGAAGATCGCCATTCGAATCGGTTCAGAGATCGGGAATGATCTATTGGATAATATGAGTATGATCACTGCATCGTATGAAGTAGCAGGACATGGGAAAGGGACGATCGCATTATTAGGACCGACAAGCATGCCGTATTCAAAAATGTTTGGCTTAGTCGATGTGTTTCGTCATGAATTAGCGTCAAAACTTGGAGCTTATTATCGTTTCCTTGATGAATAA
- the dnaJ gene encoding molecular chaperone DnaJ encodes MAKRDYYEVLGLSKGASDDEIKKAYRKLSKQYHPDINKEADAEEKFKEVSEAYEILSDPQKKAAYDQYGHAGTDPNYGGGGGFGGFGGGGFSSSGFGGFEDIFDSFFGGGSRTVDPTAPRQGADLQYTVTLKFEEAIFGVEKEIKYNREDNCSTCGGNGAKPGTHPETCHKCHGSGSINVERQTPLGRVMSRQTCDVCRGTGKEIKDPCPTCHGTGHEKKAHKVKVNVPAGVEDGQQMRLANQGEAGMNGGPYGDLYVVFSVEDSNIFDREGSEIYYDLPLSFVQAALGDEVKVPTVHGDVKLKIPAGTQTETNFRLRGKGAPRLRGGANGDQHVKVKIITPKNLNEEQKEALRTFAKAGGQTVEEQQDEGFFDKMKDAFGGKKKK; translated from the coding sequence ATGGCTAAAAGAGATTATTATGAAGTACTGGGTCTGTCTAAAGGTGCTTCAGATGATGAAATAAAAAAAGCATATCGTAAGCTTTCGAAACAATATCACCCAGATATCAACAAAGAAGCAGATGCTGAAGAAAAGTTCAAGGAAGTTTCTGAGGCTTATGAAATCTTAAGTGATCCACAGAAAAAAGCAGCCTATGATCAATACGGTCATGCGGGAACAGATCCTAATTATGGCGGTGGCGGTGGTTTCGGCGGCTTTGGTGGCGGCGGATTCAGCAGCAGCGGTTTCGGTGGGTTCGAGGATATTTTTGATTCCTTCTTTGGCGGCGGCTCACGAACTGTGGACCCAACTGCGCCAAGACAAGGTGCTGATCTTCAATACACTGTCACACTTAAATTTGAAGAAGCGATTTTTGGTGTCGAAAAAGAAATCAAATACAATCGTGAAGATAACTGTAGTACCTGCGGCGGTAATGGTGCCAAACCGGGGACACATCCAGAAACGTGTCACAAATGTCATGGTTCAGGTTCGATCAATGTTGAACGTCAAACACCACTTGGCCGCGTGATGAGTCGTCAAACCTGTGATGTCTGCCGTGGTACAGGAAAAGAAATCAAGGACCCATGTCCAACTTGTCATGGTACAGGGCATGAGAAAAAAGCGCATAAAGTCAAAGTCAATGTACCAGCAGGTGTAGAAGACGGACAACAAATGCGATTAGCTAATCAAGGGGAAGCAGGCATGAACGGTGGACCATACGGTGATCTATATGTGGTCTTCAGTGTGGAAGATAGCAATATCTTCGATCGTGAAGGGTCTGAGATCTATTATGATTTGCCATTAAGCTTTGTACAGGCAGCGCTTGGGGATGAAGTGAAAGTACCAACAGTTCATGGCGATGTTAAATTAAAAATCCCAGCAGGTACACAAACTGAGACCAACTTCCGTTTAAGAGGAAAAGGTGCGCCGCGTTTACGTGGTGGTGCCAATGGTGACCAACATGTCAAAGTGAAGATCATCACGCCGAAAAACTTGAACGAAGAACAAAAAGAAGCATTGCGGACGTTTGCAAAAGCAGGCGGTCAAACAGTAGAAGAACAACAAGACGAGGGTTTCTTTGATAAAATGAAAGATGCTTTTGGCGGTAAAAAGAAAAAATAA
- the grpE gene encoding nucleotide exchange factor GrpE → MRREVARVSKEETNEELQEEQTNSVDESVVSETTETEVEKSELETAQDELSEMEDKFLRARAEIANMSNRFKNERELLVRYRSQDLGKKLLPSIDNLERAMAIEVDDEQGASLKKGIAMVLESVQAALKEEGIEEIPAMGEPFDPNLHQAVQTIPATDDTPADTIVEVLQKGYKLHDRVLRASMVVVAQ, encoded by the coding sequence ATGAGAAGGGAAGTTGCCAGAGTGAGTAAAGAAGAGACTAATGAAGAATTACAAGAAGAACAGACGAATTCAGTCGATGAATCAGTCGTCTCTGAAACAACTGAAACAGAAGTTGAAAAATCAGAACTTGAAACAGCTCAAGATGAATTATCTGAAATGGAAGATAAATTTTTAAGAGCTCGTGCAGAGATTGCTAATATGAGCAATCGCTTTAAGAACGAACGTGAATTGCTTGTTCGGTATCGTTCGCAGGATCTAGGTAAAAAGTTATTGCCTTCGATCGATAATCTAGAACGTGCAATGGCTATCGAAGTCGATGATGAACAAGGTGCAAGCTTGAAAAAAGGAATCGCGATGGTTCTGGAGAGTGTTCAAGCAGCTTTGAAAGAAGAAGGAATTGAAGAAATCCCAGCAATGGGCGAACCTTTTGATCCTAATTTACATCAGGCAGTCCAAACGATTCCTGCAACCGATGATACACCAGCAGATACAATCGTGGAAGTGCTGCAAAAAGGCTATAAGCTACATGATCGTGTTTTACGAGCGAGTATGGTTGTTGTTGCACAATAG
- the dnaK gene encoding molecular chaperone DnaK, translating into MSKIIGIDLGTTNSAVAVLEGGEAKIIANPEGNRTTPSVVSFKNGEIQVGEVAKRQAVTNPHTISSIKRHMGEAGFKVEADGKSYTPQEISAMILQYLKGFAEEYLGEKVDKAVITVPAYFNDAQRQATKDAGKIAGLEVERIVNEPTAAALAYGLDKTDKDEKVLVFDLGGGTFDVSILELGDGVFDVLSTAGDNELGGDDFDNKIIDHMVAEFKKENGIDLSQDKMAVQRLKDAAEKAKKDLSGVTSTQISLPFITAGDAGPLHLEMNLTRAKFDELTSDLVERTKTPVRQALKDAGLNPSEIDEVILVGGSTRIPAVVEAVRKETNKEPNKSVNPDEVVAMGAAIQGGVITGDVKDVVLLDVTPLSLGIETMGGVFTKLIDRNTTIPTSKSQVFSTAADNQPAVDIHVLQGERPMSADNKTLGRFQLTDIPAAPRGVPQIEVSFDIDKNGIVNVRAKDLGTQKEQTITIKSSSGLSDEEIERMVKDAESNAEADKARKEEVDLRNDVDALLFTVDKTLKELEGKVDADEVKKAEDARDELKAAVEANDIEQMKAKRDSLNEIVQNLTVKLYEQAAQQQAQENPEAAQGGADDVVDADFEEVEGDDK; encoded by the coding sequence ATGAGTAAAATTATTGGTATTGACTTAGGAACAACAAACTCAGCAGTTGCAGTATTAGAAGGCGGAGAAGCAAAAATCATTGCTAATCCAGAAGGAAATCGTACAACACCTTCTGTTGTATCATTCAAAAACGGTGAAATCCAAGTTGGTGAAGTAGCAAAACGTCAAGCTGTTACAAACCCACATACAATTTCATCAATCAAACGTCACATGGGTGAAGCAGGATTCAAAGTAGAAGCAGATGGCAAATCTTATACACCGCAAGAAATTTCTGCGATGATTTTACAATATCTAAAAGGGTTTGCAGAAGAATACCTTGGCGAAAAAGTAGATAAAGCGGTTATCACTGTGCCAGCTTACTTTAACGATGCACAACGTCAAGCAACAAAAGATGCTGGTAAAATCGCTGGTTTAGAAGTTGAACGTATTGTTAACGAACCAACAGCTGCAGCTTTAGCTTATGGTTTAGACAAAACAGATAAAGACGAAAAAGTTTTAGTATTTGACCTTGGTGGTGGTACTTTTGACGTATCGATCCTTGAATTAGGTGACGGAGTCTTTGATGTACTATCTACAGCGGGAGATAACGAATTAGGTGGAGATGACTTTGATAATAAAATCATCGATCACATGGTAGCTGAATTCAAAAAAGAAAACGGCATTGACTTATCACAAGATAAAATGGCTGTTCAACGTTTGAAAGATGCTGCTGAAAAAGCGAAAAAAGATTTATCAGGTGTGACATCAACTCAAATCAGCTTACCATTTATCACAGCAGGAGACGCTGGTCCATTGCATTTAGAAATGAACTTGACTCGTGCAAAATTTGATGAATTGACAAGCGATTTAGTAGAGCGTACAAAAACACCTGTACGTCAAGCGTTGAAAGATGCTGGTTTGAATCCATCTGAAATCGATGAAGTTATTTTAGTCGGTGGTTCAACTCGTATTCCAGCAGTTGTAGAAGCTGTACGTAAAGAAACAAACAAAGAACCAAACAAATCAGTAAACCCAGATGAAGTAGTTGCGATGGGTGCAGCTATTCAAGGTGGCGTTATCACTGGTGATGTGAAAGACGTTGTTTTACTAGACGTTACGCCATTATCATTAGGTATCGAAACAATGGGTGGTGTGTTTACTAAATTGATCGATCGTAATACAACGATCCCAACAAGTAAATCACAAGTCTTCTCTACAGCAGCAGACAACCAACCAGCCGTAGATATCCATGTATTGCAAGGTGAACGTCCAATGTCAGCAGACAACAAAACATTAGGTCGTTTCCAATTGACTGATATTCCAGCTGCTCCTCGTGGTGTACCTCAAATCGAAGTAAGCTTCGATATTGATAAAAACGGTATCGTAAACGTACGTGCCAAAGATTTAGGAACACAAAAAGAACAAACGATCACGATCAAATCATCTTCTGGTTTATCAGATGAAGAAATCGAACGTATGGTGAAAGACGCTGAATCTAATGCAGAAGCAGATAAAGCGCGTAAAGAAGAGGTTGATCTACGTAACGATGTGGATGCTTTACTATTCACTGTTGATAAAACATTGAAAGAATTAGAAGGCAAAGTCGATGCAGATGAAGTGAAGAAAGCAGAAGACGCTCGTGATGAATTGAAAGCTGCTGTTGAAGCCAACGATATCGAACAAATGAAAGCAAAACGTGATTCATTAAACGAAATCGTACAAAACTTAACGGTTAAACTTTATGAACAAGCAGCACAACAACAAGCGCAAGAAAATCCTGAAGCTGCCCAAGGTGGAGCAGACGATGTTGTAGATGCTGACTTTGAAGAAGTAGAAGGCGACGATAAATAA
- a CDS encoding glycerophosphodiester phosphodiesterase family protein, which translates to MAEKKDKKKPSKKKQKKKEQAAKRKKKRVTLSILLIVIILSGVSFLIWFYINLDYQDHSNPSYEGYRFSPSPLAITLADKQKEDVILEDGSRLNPDFAESSIERLAKNKSVYYPPERPSFRLLNQDNKQTTYRLSADLESANHLKTVEFSVFGETDGTNDLKTYQAVYHSETNTWDTDVLIKNHQEAGDYQVTLKITRENGEIETVPFGNFTVDQPTLQSEIDGTEVSKGQFEINLSVSSKSDTEKLTATVWSKEDQSDKKVYDAKRQEGNSYKVHVDYEDFDFINGIYHANTEFIGKNGLKAESDAGAVEINLRRPVRIRLMQETALYQNRQLSKAVRQLSANSMAYVRGIVFNNDKKIYRTTEGYIPADNVEVSEMMDDIRYVAHRGNHKAAPENSLPAFQQSNSWGIETDIRLTKDKKWVIMHDQSVDRMTNGKGKVSDLTLAQINALRIDQGSNKENYSEEQLVVPTLEDFLTVMNTKQSIPFIEIKANKVDAADYDSLVNSINYYGLANTAVVISFDYKHLVEVKRRLPDVQVQLLANRLDEQMIEQVSQLGGNSGLDIKYESVADRADLIALAQNKGLSVNLWGVPQSEFKKMEALGINNLTTDYD; encoded by the coding sequence ATGGCAGAAAAAAAAGATAAGAAGAAGCCGTCAAAGAAAAAACAAAAGAAAAAAGAGCAGGCAGCTAAAAGAAAAAAGAAGCGTGTAACTCTTTCGATTTTGTTGATCGTCATTATTCTGAGCGGTGTTTCTTTTTTGATTTGGTTTTATATAAATTTAGATTATCAAGATCATTCGAATCCATCATATGAAGGATACCGATTTTCTCCATCGCCTTTAGCCATTACTCTTGCCGATAAGCAGAAAGAAGATGTGATCCTAGAAGATGGGAGCCGTTTAAATCCTGATTTTGCAGAATCGTCGATCGAGAGGTTAGCGAAAAATAAGTCTGTTTATTATCCGCCTGAACGTCCGTCTTTCCGTTTGTTGAATCAGGATAACAAACAAACGACTTATAGGCTTAGTGCAGATTTAGAAAGTGCAAATCATCTTAAAACAGTTGAATTTAGTGTTTTTGGTGAAACAGATGGAACGAACGATCTAAAAACCTATCAAGCCGTTTATCATTCTGAAACGAATACGTGGGATACAGATGTTTTGATCAAGAATCATCAAGAAGCTGGCGATTATCAAGTAACTCTAAAAATCACTAGAGAAAATGGTGAGATAGAAACGGTTCCATTTGGAAACTTTACTGTAGATCAGCCGACTCTTCAATCTGAAATTGACGGTACAGAGGTTTCAAAAGGCCAATTTGAAATCAATCTTTCAGTATCAAGTAAATCAGATACGGAAAAATTAACGGCAACTGTCTGGTCAAAAGAAGATCAGAGTGATAAAAAAGTATATGATGCTAAACGTCAAGAAGGCAATTCCTATAAGGTTCATGTGGATTATGAGGATTTTGATTTTATCAATGGCATTTATCATGCAAATACTGAGTTCATTGGTAAGAATGGATTAAAAGCTGAGAGCGATGCTGGTGCGGTAGAAATCAATTTACGCCGTCCTGTTCGTATCCGATTGATGCAGGAGACGGCTCTTTACCAAAACCGCCAGTTGTCAAAAGCTGTTCGGCAACTCTCTGCTAATAGTATGGCCTATGTTAGAGGAATCGTTTTTAATAATGATAAGAAAATATACAGAACGACAGAGGGCTATATTCCGGCAGACAATGTTGAAGTGAGCGAAATGATGGATGATATTCGGTATGTTGCTCATCGAGGAAATCATAAAGCTGCACCAGAAAATTCCCTTCCAGCGTTTCAACAGTCAAATAGCTGGGGCATTGAGACCGATATCCGCTTGACTAAGGATAAAAAATGGGTGATCATGCATGATCAGTCCGTTGATCGAATGACGAATGGTAAAGGGAAGGTTAGCGATTTGACACTTGCTCAAATCAACGCTTTGCGAATCGACCAAGGATCGAATAAAGAAAATTATTCCGAAGAACAATTGGTTGTTCCAACATTGGAAGACTTTTTAACTGTTATGAATACAAAACAAAGTATTCCGTTTATAGAAATTAAAGCAAACAAAGTAGACGCTGCTGATTATGATAGTTTAGTCAATTCGATCAATTATTATGGATTGGCGAATACAGCAGTTGTTATTTCTTTCGATTATAAGCATTTGGTTGAAGTTAAAAGAAGACTTCCAGATGTTCAGGTTCAACTGTTGGCAAATAGGCTGGATGAGCAGATGATCGAACAAGTCAGCCAGCTTGGAGGAAATTCTGGTTTGGATATCAAGTATGAAAGTGTGGCAGATCGTGCTGATTTGATCGCGCTAGCTCAGAACAAAGGATTGTCCGTCAATCTGTGGGGAGTTCCTCAGAGTGAATTCAAGAAGATGGAAGCATTGGGGATCAATAATCTGACAACAGATTATGACTAG
- the truB gene encoding tRNA pseudouridine(55) synthase TruB: MDGILPLWKERGMTSHDCVFKLRKILHTKKIGHGGTLDPDVSGVLPICIGKGTKVIEYMVDSGKTYEGEITLGFSTTTEDSSGEIVEKHKLAAPFTTTEIDAAMQQMTGTITQIPPMFSAVKVNGKRLYEYARNGEEVERPKRTAQIHSFERTSEPVFDSINGTQSWRFKVVCGKGTYVRTLSVDTGALLEVPAHMSDLTRTASGGLTASQCLSLEQVAEKMAQEAIDQVLLPIETAVTDFQRIDLSDELYQKVKNGVRLTKNELGLNEMPEELVALFYHDQVVSLYMAHPTKENVLKPSKVLRNN; the protein is encoded by the coding sequence ATGGATGGTATTTTACCTTTATGGAAAGAACGTGGAATGACAAGTCATGACTGCGTATTCAAATTAAGGAAAATTTTACATACAAAAAAAATTGGTCACGGCGGGACCTTAGATCCTGATGTTTCGGGTGTCTTGCCGATTTGTATCGGAAAAGGAACCAAAGTGATCGAATATATGGTTGATTCAGGGAAAACCTACGAAGGGGAAATCACCTTAGGTTTTTCTACAACAACTGAAGATAGTAGTGGAGAAATAGTTGAAAAACATAAATTAGCAGCGCCTTTTACAACAACAGAAATCGATGCCGCAATGCAGCAAATGACAGGTACGATCACGCAAATTCCGCCCATGTTTTCAGCGGTCAAAGTAAATGGTAAGCGTCTTTATGAGTATGCAAGAAATGGTGAAGAAGTAGAGCGTCCAAAACGAACTGCACAGATTCATTCGTTTGAACGAACTTCTGAGCCGGTATTTGATTCAATAAACGGCACACAGAGCTGGCGCTTTAAAGTAGTTTGCGGCAAAGGGACTTATGTTCGAACACTATCTGTCGATACAGGGGCACTTTTAGAAGTGCCGGCCCATATGTCTGACTTAACAAGAACAGCAAGCGGCGGGCTGACTGCTAGCCAATGTTTATCATTGGAACAAGTCGCAGAAAAAATGGCGCAAGAAGCTATAGATCAAGTATTATTACCGATCGAGACAGCAGTTACTGATTTTCAGCGGATCGATTTGTCAGATGAGCTTTATCAAAAGGTCAAAAATGGTGTTCGATTGACTAAAAATGAATTAGGACTAAATGAAATGCCAGAAGAGCTAGTTGCTTTATTTTATCATGATCAGGTTGTTAGTCTTTATATGGCTCATCCAACGAAAGAAAATGTTTTAAAACCAAGCAAAGTCTTACGAAATAATTAA
- the hemW gene encoding radical SAM family heme chaperone HemW, with translation MIETNKGNNKISAYIHIPFCEHICYYCDFNKVFLEGQPVDEYIQALLKEIDLTKSRFPSQEMETIYIGGGTPTSLSAKQLAVLLEGVRTLLPFNAKNEFTVEANPGDLTQEKLHVMKEYGVNRLSMGVQTFDNQLLKKIGRKHTAEDVYDTMKFLEKENFSNVSIDLIYALPGQTLEGFRDTLKRAIELDLPHYSLYSLILENKTMFMNWVRQGRLQLPDQEVEAQMFEETIIAMEKGGRRQYEVSNFALPGKESQHNLVYWDNDHYYGFGAGASGYLGHTRYRNHGPIQHYLTPLRNGQLPVVESEKLTIDNQMEEQLFLGLRKKKGVSKQQFEDKFGIPIEQVYGEVILTLVKRGLLTDRAGYLQLTEQGLFVGNDVFEEFLIDK, from the coding sequence ATGATCGAAACAAATAAAGGAAATAATAAAATTTCAGCATATATCCACATTCCATTTTGTGAACATATCTGCTACTACTGTGATTTCAATAAAGTATTTCTTGAAGGACAGCCGGTAGATGAATATATTCAGGCGCTATTAAAAGAAATTGACTTGACGAAAAGTCGATTTCCTAGCCAAGAAATGGAAACAATCTATATTGGCGGAGGTACACCGACTTCCTTATCTGCTAAGCAGCTTGCTGTTTTACTGGAGGGAGTTCGTACATTATTACCATTCAACGCTAAAAATGAGTTTACTGTAGAGGCCAACCCTGGCGATTTAACGCAGGAAAAGCTCCATGTGATGAAAGAATATGGAGTCAATCGTTTATCGATGGGGGTTCAAACCTTTGATAACCAATTGCTGAAAAAAATTGGTCGCAAGCATACAGCGGAGGATGTTTATGACACAATGAAGTTCCTTGAAAAGGAAAATTTCTCCAATGTAAGTATCGATTTGATCTATGCGCTGCCGGGGCAAACGTTAGAAGGCTTTAGAGATACATTAAAACGTGCGATCGAGCTTGATTTACCGCATTATTCTTTGTATTCATTGATACTGGAAAACAAAACAATGTTCATGAACTGGGTGAGACAAGGCCGTCTTCAATTGCCGGATCAAGAAGTTGAGGCGCAAATGTTTGAAGAAACGATCATCGCGATGGAAAAAGGCGGACGGCGGCAATATGAAGTGAGCAATTTTGCTTTGCCTGGGAAAGAAAGTCAGCATAATCTAGTCTACTGGGATAATGATCATTATTATGGTTTTGGTGCGGGAGCAAGCGGCTATTTAGGTCATACTCGTTACCGTAATCACGGACCGATTCAGCATTACCTAACTCCTTTACGCAATGGGCAATTACCAGTTGTAGAATCGGAAAAATTGACGATCGATAATCAAATGGAAGAACAGCTTTTCTTAGGTTTGCGTAAGAAAAAAGGCGTATCTAAGCAGCAGTTTGAAGATAAATTTGGTATTCCTATCGAGCAAGTATACGGTGAAGTGATTTTAACCTTAGTAAAGCGTGGTTTACTTACGGATCGAGCTGGTTATCTTCAGCTAACAGAACAAGGGTTGTTCGTTGGAAATGATGTATTTGAAGAATTTTTGATCGATAAATAA
- a CDS encoding helix-turn-helix transcriptional regulator: MKTERLLGIIMILLDRKQISATKLAELFEVSVRTIYRDINSLSEAGVPVTALPGVNGGIQIMDNYKIDKHFFTSTDITSLLIALESLSSNVSAVQANQTAEKIKTLVPDHLSEEIKLKSHQISIDLTPWTSNQPLQPFLETIKSGMERHQLLRFDYSDNQGMKTTRTVEPYRLVLKEISWYLQAFCLERNDFRTFKLSRISHLDLLEKAFTPREFQPKPLGKEPFYGKKWTTITLKVTYKVKEQLVDKFGQLDFIETPEVDKIIVEFPFMEDDFGYHLLMGFGNQCECLGPDHVRDELKRRFEELLHIYQN, from the coding sequence GTGAAAACAGAACGTTTACTCGGAATCATCATGATTCTTTTAGATAGAAAACAAATCAGCGCAACAAAGCTGGCTGAACTATTCGAAGTCTCTGTCCGGACTATTTACCGCGATATCAACTCTCTAAGCGAAGCTGGTGTCCCTGTTACTGCTTTACCGGGTGTAAATGGCGGCATTCAGATCATGGACAACTACAAGATCGATAAGCATTTTTTTACTTCAACTGATATTACCTCTTTATTGATCGCTTTAGAAAGTTTGTCCAGTAATGTTTCAGCGGTTCAAGCAAATCAAACGGCTGAAAAAATCAAAACCCTTGTACCTGACCATCTTTCAGAAGAAATCAAGTTAAAGTCCCATCAAATCTCTATCGATTTAACACCTTGGACAAGCAATCAACCACTACAGCCTTTTTTAGAGACCATTAAATCAGGGATGGAACGGCATCAATTATTGCGTTTTGACTATTCAGATAATCAAGGCATGAAAACCACAAGGACAGTCGAACCTTATCGTCTCGTCTTAAAAGAGATCAGCTGGTACCTACAAGCTTTTTGCTTGGAAAGAAACGATTTTCGAACCTTTAAGCTCTCTCGAATCAGCCATCTAGATTTACTAGAAAAGGCGTTCACTCCTCGAGAATTCCAGCCTAAACCTTTAGGAAAAGAACCGTTTTATGGTAAAAAATGGACGACCATTACTTTGAAAGTGACTTATAAAGTAAAGGAGCAACTAGTAGATAAATTCGGACAGCTAGATTTCATTGAAACACCAGAAGTTGATAAAATAATTGTCGAATTTCCCTTTATGGAAGATGACTTTGGTTATCATTTATTGATGGGATTTGGCAATCAATGTGAATGTCTGGGTCCTGATCATGTTCGCGATGAACTAAAGCGCCGGTTTGAAGAACTACTTCATATTTATCAGAATTAA